From Pseudoalteromonas sp. DL-6, one genomic window encodes:
- a CDS encoding Hpt domain-containing protein — MTEISIDESALESMESLLGEQFPDTLEFCCSEFERLGNETIAALGQDKEAAIRHSHSLKSNAAQFGAASLAEVARLIEYNLNNGNDEQAADAANNLMAQVTGSQEKLNAWQAQR, encoded by the coding sequence ATGACAGAGATCAGTATCGACGAATCCGCATTAGAAAGTATGGAGTCGCTATTAGGTGAACAGTTTCCAGACACGTTGGAATTTTGTTGTTCAGAGTTCGAGCGCTTAGGAAACGAAACTATCGCAGCGCTCGGTCAAGATAAAGAGGCCGCCATTCGCCATTCTCATAGTCTTAAATCAAATGCGGCTCAATTTGGGGCGGCAAGTTTAGCCGAAGTGGCACGTTTAATTGAATATAATTTAAATAATGGCAACGATGAGCAGGCTGCAGACGCAGCAAATAATTTAATGGCGCAAGTGACTGGTTCGCAAGAAAAATTAAACGCGTGGCAAGCTCAACGATAA
- a CDS encoding tRNA-uridine aminocarboxypropyltransferase — MARALCERCNFSLSTCICNAITCVDNQTQVIVLQHPSEAKVSKNTAQLLALSLTRCKIIKGENNQDFACLQKLPISSTVLLYPNEDAIELDVANNSKNVQPLTHLIVIDGTWNKAFKILQLNPLLQQFKTVSFRHIPTNRYAIRKAPRADSLSTLEAVAHSLSLIEALNPAPLYGLLDELITKQTQHMPAHVKARYL, encoded by the coding sequence ATGGCACGTGCTCTTTGTGAACGCTGTAATTTTTCGCTAAGCACCTGTATTTGCAACGCAATAACCTGTGTTGATAACCAAACTCAGGTTATTGTTTTACAGCATCCCAGTGAAGCAAAAGTGAGCAAAAATACAGCTCAGTTATTGGCATTAAGTTTAACGCGATGCAAAATAATTAAAGGCGAAAATAATCAAGATTTCGCTTGCTTGCAAAAGCTACCAATCAGCTCGACCGTGTTACTCTACCCAAACGAGGATGCAATTGAGTTAGATGTAGCCAATAACAGTAAAAACGTACAACCGCTTACGCATTTAATAGTGATCGATGGAACATGGAATAAAGCCTTTAAAATCTTGCAATTAAATCCGCTATTACAACAGTTTAAAACAGTAAGCTTTCGCCATATTCCTACAAACCGCTATGCTATTCGTAAAGCCCCAAGGGCAGACAGTTTATCAACCCTAGAGGCCGTAGCGCATAGTTTATCGCTTATTGAAGCCCTAAACCCGGCACCCTTGTATGGTTTGTTAGATGAATTAATAACCAAACAAACCCAACATATGCCCGCTCACGTAAAAGCACGTTACCTGTAA
- a CDS encoding CLCA_X family protein — protein sequence MRNTPSRLKRGFSRQGPDYRFDDQVDFSDIRTTFGFRSMVVGKWVTKEERFISANLIYDALADLAQILHLPPTAIGLRGKLNFAFGHGGQKGVQAHYNAYDQTLALAKNAGGGALAHEWFHAFDHHISEHLFKSKTRFGFASKLWLSNSPDLSHPLNDALNQFYKQVFLAQNGEDANEFVQRCIAFDKAHKQQYMSMPEELAARCFEACINQHQTIKNSFLVSGLNSNNLIYPELSQTLKANEALNQYFQLLGYALHQQA from the coding sequence ATGCGTAATACCCCTTCTAGATTAAAGCGCGGATTTTCACGCCAAGGCCCTGACTATCGTTTTGACGACCAAGTTGATTTTAGCGATATTAGAACGACTTTTGGTTTTCGTTCAATGGTCGTTGGTAAGTGGGTGACTAAAGAAGAGCGCTTTATTAGTGCCAATTTAATTTATGATGCGCTAGCTGATTTAGCGCAAATTTTACATTTACCACCAACGGCAATTGGCCTTCGCGGTAAACTTAACTTTGCCTTTGGCCATGGCGGACAAAAAGGTGTGCAAGCACACTATAATGCTTATGACCAAACTCTCGCACTGGCAAAAAACGCAGGCGGCGGTGCTTTAGCCCATGAGTGGTTTCATGCATTCGATCATCATATTAGTGAGCATTTATTTAAATCAAAAACCCGCTTTGGTTTCGCCTCTAAGTTATGGCTGTCAAACTCTCCTGATTTGAGCCATCCACTTAATGATGCACTTAATCAATTTTATAAGCAGGTATTTTTAGCGCAAAACGGTGAAGATGCGAATGAATTTGTCCAACGCTGTATCGCGTTTGATAAGGCACACAAGCAGCAATACATGAGTATGCCAGAGGAGCTTGCAGCTCGCTGTTTTGAAGCCTGTATAAATCAGCATCAAACAATAAAAAATAGCTTTTTGGTCAGTGGATTAAACAGTAATAATTTAATTTACCCTGAGCTTAGCCAAACGTTAAAAGCCAATGAAGCACTTAACCAATATTTTCAATTATTAGGTTACGCGCTTCATCAACAAGCATAG
- the dcd gene encoding dCTP deaminase, producing the protein MRLSDTHIKEYLNDGRIVIEPAPTSEMISGVTADLRLGNKFRTFHAHNAAYVDLSGPKVQLNKALESIMSDEIVLDDGEAFFLHPGELALAITYEKVTLPADIVGWLDGRSSLARLGLMVHVTAHRIDPGWSGNIVLEFYNSGKLPLALRPMMKIGAMSFETLTGPCENPYNTRVDAKYKDQNSAVASRISDDK; encoded by the coding sequence ATGAGACTTTCAGATACACATATAAAAGAATATTTAAACGATGGGCGTATTGTTATTGAGCCAGCGCCAACCAGTGAAATGATTTCAGGGGTGACTGCGGATCTTCGTTTGGGTAATAAGTTTAGAACTTTTCATGCTCATAATGCTGCTTACGTTGACTTAAGTGGACCAAAAGTTCAGCTTAATAAAGCGTTAGAGTCAATCATGAGCGACGAAATTGTATTAGACGATGGCGAAGCATTCTTTTTACACCCCGGCGAGCTTGCATTAGCAATAACCTATGAAAAAGTAACGTTACCTGCTGATATTGTTGGCTGGTTAGATGGACGTTCATCGCTGGCACGTTTAGGTTTAATGGTGCATGTCACCGCTCACCGAATCGATCCAGGTTGGAGTGGTAATATTGTCCTAGAGTTTTATAACTCGGGTAAATTGCCACTGGCGCTAAGACCCATGATGAAGATTGGTGCAATGAGCTTTGAAACGCTCACCGGCCCATGTGAAAACCCATATAACACTCGTGTTGATGCAAAATATAAAGATCAAAATAGCGCGGTGGCAAGTCGTATCAGTGATGATAAATAG
- the apbC gene encoding iron-sulfur cluster carrier protein ApbC — MFGLSKLFSAKSVQKQPIISALAAYRSAAFAVGIEQDFIADITQNTDKSIIVKLTLPFAAQSEMPHVAKFLTERLKTEVNVSAVVALKEAAKFKAIKHIILVASGKGGVGKSTTAVNIAGSLKNEGAKVGILDADIYGPSIPMLLGLVGSEPVTKDNKQLQPFNANGIKAQSIGFLVPSDDATVWRGPMASGALSQLLNETDWGELDYLIVDMPPGTGDIQLTMSQKVPASGTVIVTTPQDLALADAQKGIAMFNKVNVPVLGLIENMSHYICGHCGEANHVFGKDGAQKLAMKHGVPVLSHIPLAINIRESSEQGKLIANDASAAISETYSAAARLIASTLYYQQHHNTIEVVITED, encoded by the coding sequence ATGTTTGGACTGTCGAAACTATTCTCTGCTAAATCGGTGCAAAAACAACCGATTATTTCTGCTTTAGCGGCCTATCGAAGTGCCGCTTTCGCTGTGGGTATTGAGCAAGATTTTATCGCTGATATTACTCAAAACACCGATAAATCAATTATTGTTAAACTCACTCTTCCGTTTGCAGCACAATCTGAAATGCCACATGTTGCTAAATTTTTAACCGAGCGACTTAAAACCGAAGTAAATGTAAGCGCGGTGGTGGCACTTAAAGAGGCTGCAAAATTTAAAGCCATAAAGCACATTATTTTAGTGGCCTCAGGTAAAGGCGGAGTGGGTAAGTCAACCACGGCTGTTAACATTGCAGGTTCGCTTAAAAATGAGGGCGCTAAAGTCGGCATTTTAGATGCTGACATTTATGGTCCTTCTATACCTATGTTGTTAGGTTTGGTAGGCAGTGAGCCTGTCACTAAAGACAACAAGCAATTACAACCATTTAATGCTAACGGCATTAAAGCGCAATCTATTGGCTTTTTAGTGCCTAGCGACGATGCTACCGTATGGCGCGGTCCTATGGCCTCAGGCGCGCTTAGTCAGCTATTAAATGAAACCGATTGGGGTGAGCTTGATTACTTAATCGTCGATATGCCCCCAGGCACTGGCGATATTCAATTAACCATGAGCCAAAAAGTCCCTGCCAGTGGCACTGTAATTGTTACTACGCCACAAGATTTAGCGCTGGCAGATGCGCAAAAAGGCATTGCTATGTTTAATAAAGTAAACGTGCCAGTGCTTGGTTTGATTGAAAATATGAGCCATTACATTTGCGGACATTGCGGCGAAGCTAATCATGTATTCGGTAAAGATGGCGCACAAAAATTAGCCATGAAGCATGGTGTTCCTGTGCTTTCGCATATTCCGCTTGCGATTAATATCAGAGAATCCTCTGAACAAGGTAAATTGATTGCCAATGATGCAAGTGCTGCTATAAGTGAAACCTACAGTGCAGCCGCACGGCTGATCGCCAGTACGCTTTATTATCAACAACATCACAACACAATTGAAGTTGTGATTACGGAAGATTAA